A window from Mya arenaria isolate MELC-2E11 chromosome 9, ASM2691426v1 encodes these proteins:
- the LOC128245851 gene encoding uncharacterized protein LOC128245851, which translates to MDSAKGETKDADVKCEADTKEENTEKNTCPKSTNQPFFEGKQLRKDRDFGIFGESSGLADVYLFVEEEPIPVIKAVLSIASPVFNAMFKDDFKEKDQVWIPLPGKRLEAVLILLKCIYPNIAHKLSGGKLLESIEAFCQKTIRAPGTLLFEVNPKKVPQNSRRHMRGLRLAYAFASKDSDILRNAVMAVRRDKKSSYWCCDDEFDLLPEKIKRDLNDVMVPKF; encoded by the exons ATGGACAGCGCAAAGGGTGAAACAAAAGACGCTGATGTAAAATGTGAAGCCGATACAAAGGAAGAAAATACGGAGAAAAACACATGTCCAA aaagtACAAACCAGCCATTTTTCGAAGGCAAGCAGCTCCGCAAGGACCGAGATTTTGGAATATTCGGAGAAAGTTCAGGTTTGGCAGACGTATATCTATTTGTTGAGGAGGAACCAATTCCTGTTATTAAAGCTGTCCTCAGTATTGCTTCTCCTGTCTTCAATGCGATGTTTAAAGATGATTTCAAAGAAAAGGACCAAGTTTGGATACCACTACCTGGAAAGAGACTTGAGGCTGTGTTGATACTACTGAAGTGCATATATCCTAATATTGCACATAAGTTATCAG GTGGAAAATTGTTAGAAAGCATTGAAGCCTTTTGCCAAAAAACAATCCGAGCTCCGGGGACGCTTTTGTTCGAAGTGAATCCGAAAAAAGTCCCACAAAACAGCAGAAGACACATGCGAGGATTGCGACTTGCCTATGCATTTGCTTCTAAAGATTCTGACATTTTGAGAAATGCTGTTATGGCGGTCAGAAGGGACAAAAAAAGTTCGTACTGGTGTTGTGACGACGAATTTGATTTGCTGCCAGAGAAGATCAAGCGAGATCTTAATGATGTTATGGTTCCTAAATTTTAA